One part of the [Synechococcus] sp. NIES-970 genome encodes these proteins:
- a CDS encoding glycosyl transferase, group 1 family protein has product MKIVMFSINPLFRDYVTGGAPKQIKNISVYLGELGHEVVILATRCVDSCVEFRWHENVLVKPILRFRQPFPQPYGIPAYDIANMIQDVATHLDGADRFYMHDGEFLFPYAYQHIPTVVALRDNVYPETILGGFLFQGDRLIAVSEYSRRFYAETMGRFFADFDERLLVVSTGIDWDIFKPTTPKEILEIVPVDPTQDAIVIHPHRPEPSKGLPQTIAVADLLVHQYGIKNLKVLVPRWLKVGLSPEVAAFYQEMETEIQSRHLTEHFIFHEWVPQSLMPQYYSLGAVTLGLGNFVESFGNAPYESLGCGTPAIVSRVSTHRELLPDHLIDKVHFGDAETAAAIAAQMIIEKRKPTAETLAYLHENYGVQSQLEGYAQAILNAKCREPLTYRYTPITAETRYKLPAWCYLWEGGIYHDFLAQHQIIPALQALLQQYPQGFSEQQAIAQNISPAQLEGWYRDGYLIAQ; this is encoded by the coding sequence ATGAAAATTGTTATGTTCTCCATCAATCCTCTCTTTCGCGACTATGTGACGGGGGGCGCACCAAAGCAGATTAAAAATATCTCGGTGTATCTGGGAGAACTCGGCCATGAGGTGGTGATCCTTGCGACCCGCTGCGTCGACAGTTGTGTTGAATTTCGCTGGCATGAAAACGTCCTTGTTAAACCAATATTGCGTTTTCGTCAGCCTTTTCCCCAACCCTACGGCATCCCTGCCTATGACATCGCAAATATGATCCAGGATGTGGCGACCCATTTGGACGGAGCCGATCGCTTCTATATGCACGATGGGGAATTTCTCTTTCCCTATGCCTATCAGCACATCCCGACGGTGGTGGCCCTACGGGATAATGTTTACCCAGAAACAATCTTGGGAGGGTTTCTTTTTCAAGGCGATCGCCTGATTGCGGTGTCGGAATATTCGCGGCGATTTTACGCAGAAACAATGGGGCGATTTTTTGCAGATTTTGACGAGCGCTTATTGGTGGTTTCGACGGGTATTGATTGGGACATTTTTAAGCCCACAACTCCCAAAGAAATTTTAGAGATCGTTCCGGTGGATCCCACCCAAGACGCCATTGTGATTCACCCCCACCGCCCGGAGCCGAGTAAGGGTTTGCCCCAAACCATCGCCGTTGCCGATTTACTGGTGCACCAATACGGCATCAAAAACTTAAAAGTCTTAGTGCCCCGCTGGTTGAAGGTGGGTTTATCCCCGGAAGTGGCGGCTTTTTATCAAGAGATGGAAACGGAGATTCAAAGCCGCCATTTAACAGAGCATTTTATCTTCCATGAATGGGTGCCCCAATCGTTAATGCCGCAATATTACAGTCTGGGGGCAGTAACCTTGGGCTTAGGTAATTTCGTGGAATCCTTTGGCAATGCCCCCTATGAATCCTTGGGTTGCGGTACGCCGGCAATTGTCTCGCGGGTTTCGACCCACCGGGAATTGTTGCCGGATCACCTGATTGATAAAGTTCATTTTGGGGATGCAGAAACCGCAGCGGCGATCGCCGCTCAGATGATTATCGAAAAACGCAAACCCACCGCCGAAACCCTTGCTTATCTCCACGAGAATTATGGTGTACAAAGTCAGTTAGAAGGTTATGCCCAGGCGATTTTAAACGCAAAGTGCCGCGAACCCCTCACCTATCGCTACACACCAATCACTGCTGAAACTCGCTACAAATTGCCCGCCTGGTGTTACCTCTGGGAAGGGGGCATTTACCATGATTTTCTTGCCCAACACCAAATCATCCCGGCTCTGCAAGCTCTCCTCCAGCAATATCCCCAGGGCTTTAGTGAACAACAGGCGATCGCCCAAAATATTTCTCCGGCACAGCTTGAAGGCTGGTATCGCGATGGCTATCTCATTGCCCAGTAG
- a CDS encoding Ser/Thr protein phosphatase family protein, producing the protein MAIACPCAIKRFGSPVNSQPNLPLPKPFSPPEPALVPNPLRLIPAPYQAKNQGRSRFLFVGDATQPVTELTVDPNISSRYQMLRAADLTLMAPFRLKILHFNDLHGRIAHLAPEGNIAVFSRLVSRYRQQQQKYAQNPQAGVLLLSAGDDMVGTPFDALVSEGYHPYDLYQTLGVDAAALGNHDLDLGTQAIAKIIQRSGNFPLLSANLRPPQRLKPCIYPAALLGVQGVRVGIIGLTTPAQMKGSDARNLTFSDPVQVVKNLLPLLRPYCHVLIILSHLGYDLHSTSAAVVGYGDRQLAAALPHGAVDLIIGGHTHHILNETGLKQDNIVNGIPIVQAGTLGRFLGEVTITLQGDHPAATVTNAKLWATADLPVDQTFEKKQITPIVASLHQKLNHPLGIVIDHVDLGNDAVLNDFASRESAFANFITAGMLTQAQAQGYAVDLALTDAAVLRTGLPPDTFVYGDWFAVMPHADTLRFFQITGQQLLMLLQDNAQRANRPGEPHLERGFVQFSRQIRYKIQLGKQRQASRATAIFVNGRPLEEQLAQTFTFVTHSFIRQAACHWERQFSKQNPRLALFNLDTLPSKDTELLLRDVLIAHIKAYGGVTKVGGVFRDGRLVILEGCGQSLVQP; encoded by the coding sequence GTGGCGATCGCTTGTCCCTGTGCCATCAAACGTTTTGGAAGTCCTGTGAACAGCCAACCCAATCTTCCGCTCCCAAAGCCTTTCTCCCCACCGGAACCTGCCCTTGTCCCCAATCCTCTAAGGCTCATTCCGGCCCCCTATCAAGCCAAAAATCAGGGGCGATCGCGCTTTTTGTTTGTCGGCGATGCCACCCAACCTGTGACCGAACTAACCGTTGACCCCAATATTTCTAGTCGCTACCAAATGCTCCGGGCCGCTGACCTGACGCTTATGGCCCCTTTCCGTCTAAAAATTTTGCATTTTAATGACCTACACGGACGGATCGCGCACCTGGCCCCGGAGGGAAATATTGCCGTTTTTTCGCGCCTCGTCTCCCGATATCGACAGCAGCAGCAAAAATACGCCCAGAATCCCCAGGCGGGGGTCTTGCTGCTCTCTGCCGGAGATGACATGGTGGGCACGCCGTTTGATGCCCTGGTTTCTGAGGGCTACCATCCCTATGATCTCTACCAAACCTTGGGAGTGGACGCCGCTGCCCTGGGGAACCATGACCTTGATTTGGGAACCCAGGCGATCGCCAAAATCATTCAACGGTCGGGGAATTTTCCATTACTGTCAGCTAATTTAAGACCACCTCAGCGGTTAAAACCGTGCATTTACCCTGCCGCATTACTAGGTGTCCAAGGGGTGCGGGTCGGTATCATTGGTTTGACTACCCCGGCCCAAATGAAGGGTTCCGATGCACGCAATTTAACCTTTAGCGATCCGGTCCAGGTGGTCAAAAATCTTCTGCCGTTGTTGCGCCCCTATTGCCATGTGCTCATTATCCTCAGTCACTTGGGCTATGACTTGCATTCGACTAGTGCAGCAGTGGTCGGTTATGGCGATCGCCAACTGGCAGCGGCTTTACCCCATGGTGCAGTCGATCTGATTATCGGCGGCCATACCCACCACATCTTGAATGAAACTGGCCTTAAACAAGACAACATCGTGAATGGCATCCCCATTGTGCAGGCGGGGACCCTTGGCCGCTTTTTGGGAGAAGTAACCATTACCCTCCAGGGCGATCACCCCGCTGCCACCGTCACCAATGCCAAACTATGGGCAACGGCGGATCTTCCAGTCGACCAAACCTTTGAAAAAAAACAAATTACGCCCATTGTTGCATCGCTCCATCAGAAACTAAACCATCCTCTAGGGATCGTCATTGACCATGTCGATCTAGGCAATGACGCCGTTTTAAATGATTTTGCGAGCCGTGAATCTGCCTTCGCTAATTTCATCACAGCGGGGATGCTCACCCAAGCCCAGGCGCAAGGATACGCTGTGGATCTTGCCTTGACCGATGCAGCGGTATTACGCACCGGGCTACCCCCGGATACCTTTGTCTACGGCGATTGGTTTGCGGTGATGCCCCATGCAGATACCTTGCGTTTCTTTCAGATCACCGGGCAACAACTCCTAATGCTATTACAGGACAATGCCCAGCGGGCCAACCGACCTGGGGAGCCCCATCTAGAGCGGGGGTTTGTGCAATTTAGTCGGCAAATTCGCTACAAAATCCAGTTAGGAAAGCAGCGCCAGGCTAGCCGAGCAACAGCGATTTTCGTCAATGGCCGGCCCTTAGAGGAACAATTGGCGCAAACTTTTACTTTTGTGACCCACAGTTTTATCCGTCAGGCTGCTTGCCATTGGGAGCGCCAATTTAGCAAACAAAATCCTCGCCTTGCTCTGTTTAATCTCGATACACTACCCAGCAAAGATACTGAACTCTTGCTGCGGGACGTTCTAATCGCCCATATCAAAGCCTATGGCGGTGTCACAAAAGTTGGCGGCGTATTCCGGGATGGACGCTTAGTCATCCTCGAGGGTTGCGGTCAATCCCTAGTCCAACCTTAA
- a CDS encoding oxidoreductase, aldo/keto reductase family, translating to MQYRRFGRTELQMPVFSCGGMRYQFKWQDQDPNKIPAENQHNLAATIRRSLELGINHIETARGYGTSEMQLGWVLSQFKREDLIIQTKVSPKADPEAFRREIEKSLDYLQVDYVDLFGLHGINNQEIYDFAFKRGCLEVAQDLQRQGRIRNIGFSTHAPTDLIIKAIETGTMDYVNLHWYWINQDNWRAIEAATRQDMGVFIISPSDKGGHLYNPPQKLVELCAPLHPMVFNDLFCLSHPQIHTLSIGAARPSDFDQHLETLTLLDQADEILPEILARLENQAIASLGEDWAKTWKVGLPTYDQTPGEINIPVILWLRNLAIAYDMIEYGKARYNLMGNGGHWFAGQKADKLAEMDLRNALRLSPHRKVIPQYLQETDKLLGSTAVKRLSQS from the coding sequence ATGCAATATCGTCGTTTTGGTCGTACCGAACTGCAAATGCCCGTCTTTTCCTGCGGGGGAATGCGCTATCAGTTCAAATGGCAAGACCAAGACCCGAATAAAATCCCCGCTGAAAATCAACATAATCTGGCGGCAACGATCAGGCGATCGCTTGAACTGGGCATCAACCATATCGAGACAGCGCGGGGTTACGGCACCTCGGAAATGCAGTTGGGCTGGGTGTTGTCTCAATTTAAGCGAGAAGATCTCATTATCCAGACGAAGGTTTCCCCCAAAGCTGATCCCGAAGCATTTCGCCGCGAAATTGAAAAATCCCTGGATTATCTACAGGTAGATTATGTTGATCTTTTCGGGCTGCATGGCATTAATAATCAGGAAATTTATGACTTCGCCTTTAAGCGGGGTTGCCTTGAGGTGGCCCAGGATTTGCAGCGACAAGGACGGATTCGCAACATTGGTTTTTCGACCCATGCCCCCACGGACTTGATTATCAAAGCTATTGAAACGGGGACGATGGACTATGTGAATTTGCACTGGTATTGGATCAATCAGGACAACTGGCGGGCGATCGAGGCGGCAACTCGGCAGGACATGGGCGTCTTTATCATTAGCCCCTCAGATAAGGGCGGGCATCTCTACAACCCACCCCAAAAGTTAGTGGAGCTCTGTGCGCCGCTCCACCCGATGGTTTTTAATGATCTATTCTGTCTGTCCCACCCCCAAATTCATACCCTGAGCATAGGCGCGGCCCGGCCATCGGATTTTGATCAACATTTAGAAACCCTGACCCTGTTGGATCAGGCCGATGAAATTTTGCCAGAGATTCTCGCGAGACTTGAAAATCAGGCGATCGCCTCCCTGGGGGAAGATTGGGCCAAAACCTGGAAAGTGGGCCTACCGACCTATGACCAAACCCCGGGTGAGATCAATATCCCTGTGATTTTGTGGTTGAGAAATTTGGCGATCGCCTACGACATGATTGAATACGGCAAAGCCCGCTATAACCTAATGGGCAACGGCGGTCATTGGTTTGCAGGGCAAAAGGCCGACAAGTTAGCAGAAATGGATCTGCGCAATGCCCTGCGCCTCAGTCCCCACCGCAAGGTCATCCCCCAATATCTCCAGGAAACCGATAAACTGCTGGGATCGACTGCCGTTAAGCGTCTTTCCCAGAGCTGA
- the chaA gene encoding calcium/proton exchanger, producing the protein MLNKNTFFLALLVFIPISIAGHVLEWNPVTVFCTAAIGIIPLAAFMGEATEEIAVVVGPNLGGLLNATFGNATELILAFVALKSGLVDVVKATITGSIISNLLLVMGFAMLLGGLKFKEQDFQPTAARLNASSMNLAVIAILIPTAVEYTSTGIGESTLQNLSVAVAIVLILVYGLTLLFSMKTHSYLYDVGIAEVEEEGETEEEAKAKVNLWFWVGVLLVVTLAVAIESELLVGSLEEATVSLGLSPLFTGVILLPIIGNAAEHATAVTVAMKDKMDLSVSVAMGSSLQIALFVAPVLVIAGWVIGQPMDLDFNPFELVAVAVAVLIANSISSDGNSNWLEGSLLLATYAVLSLAFFFHPAVPGLL; encoded by the coding sequence ATGCTCAACAAAAATACCTTTTTCTTAGCTCTGCTGGTGTTTATCCCCATTTCCATCGCCGGCCATGTTCTCGAATGGAATCCTGTTACTGTGTTCTGCACAGCGGCGATCGGCATTATTCCCTTGGCTGCTTTCATGGGGGAAGCCACCGAAGAAATTGCCGTGGTGGTCGGCCCCAACCTGGGGGGGTTGTTAAATGCCACCTTTGGAAATGCCACCGAATTAATCCTGGCCTTTGTCGCCCTCAAATCAGGCTTAGTGGACGTTGTCAAAGCGACGATTACCGGGTCAATTATTAGTAACCTGCTGTTGGTCATGGGCTTTGCGATGCTTCTGGGGGGCCTGAAATTTAAAGAACAAGACTTTCAACCCACCGCCGCCCGTCTAAATGCATCTTCCATGAACCTGGCCGTGATCGCCATCTTGATTCCCACCGCCGTAGAATATACCTCTACTGGCATCGGTGAATCGACCCTACAAAATCTCTCTGTGGCCGTGGCGATCGTCTTGATCCTCGTTTATGGCCTTACCCTACTTTTTTCCATGAAAACTCACTCATATCTATATGATGTGGGGATTGCAGAAGTCGAAGAAGAAGGCGAAACAGAAGAAGAAGCAAAAGCCAAAGTTAATCTGTGGTTTTGGGTTGGCGTTTTACTGGTGGTGACCCTCGCCGTCGCCATTGAATCAGAGCTGCTGGTTGGTTCCCTCGAAGAAGCTACCGTAAGCCTTGGCCTGAGTCCTCTATTCACCGGGGTAATTCTTCTACCGATCATTGGTAATGCCGCAGAACACGCCACTGCTGTCACTGTCGCTATGAAAGACAAAATGGATTTATCTGTGTCCGTCGCGATGGGCTCCAGTTTGCAGATTGCCCTATTTGTGGCCCCAGTACTGGTGATTGCCGGCTGGGTTATTGGGCAACCAATGGATCTTGATTTCAACCCCTTTGAATTAGTGGCTGTAGCCGTAGCGGTACTCATTGCCAATTCCATTAGTTCCGACGGCAATTCCAACTGGTTAGAAGGGAGTTTATTACTGGCAACCTACGCCGTCTTAAGCTTGGCCTTTTTCTTCCATCCCGCTGTTCCGGGCCTCCTTTGA
- the prc gene encoding carboxyl-terminal protease, with product MSNSKPFVLGATALVLTTVAVTGAGLHYSKSQAYLKDSPKEILDEVWYVINREYVDATFNQNDWRQVRQEFLNQDYASTDEAYEAIREMLALLGDPYTRFMPPQEFENLQVDTSGELTGVGIQIAKDRDTDEVVVIAPIEETPAFDAGIMAQDVILAVDDQPTADMELNDVVNLIRGQRGTEVVLQIRRGDRQMEFTIVREVIQIHPVRARVDESPIGDIGYIRLTQFSAQATEEMREAIVDLESQSVDAYVLDLRSNPGGLLYASIDIAQMWLDGGGIVSTVNRVGEVDRQEASNGKALTDKPLIVLVDGGSASASEILSGALQDNERAVLVGTQTFGKGLVQSVRRLGDDSGVAVTVAKYLTPSGRDINKEGIAPDFVVELDEATQESLQDDRTKIGTMADPQYARAIQLLDEQLRTGTIVIPKTQANTTPNATTQGS from the coding sequence ATGTCAAACTCTAAACCCTTTGTACTCGGTGCAACAGCTCTAGTGTTAACCACTGTGGCAGTCACAGGGGCAGGGCTCCACTATTCGAAAAGCCAGGCCTACCTCAAGGACAGTCCAAAGGAAATTTTAGACGAGGTTTGGTATGTCATTAACAGAGAGTATGTTGATGCGACGTTTAATCAAAATGACTGGCGTCAGGTACGGCAAGAGTTTTTAAATCAAGACTATGCCAGCACCGATGAAGCTTATGAAGCGATTCGAGAAATGTTGGCTCTCCTGGGGGATCCCTACACGCGCTTTATGCCACCCCAAGAATTTGAGAATTTACAGGTAGACACCTCCGGGGAATTGACGGGGGTCGGGATCCAAATCGCGAAGGATCGCGACACAGATGAGGTGGTGGTCATTGCTCCCATTGAAGAGACCCCGGCTTTTGATGCGGGGATCATGGCCCAGGATGTGATCCTCGCTGTTGATGATCAGCCTACCGCAGATATGGAACTCAACGATGTGGTGAATCTTATCCGGGGGCAACGGGGTACAGAGGTGGTGCTCCAGATTCGCCGGGGCGATCGCCAAATGGAGTTTACTATCGTTCGAGAAGTGATTCAGATCCATCCGGTGCGCGCCAGGGTTGATGAAAGCCCAATTGGAGATATCGGTTACATTCGTCTGACCCAATTTAGCGCCCAGGCCACAGAGGAAATGCGCGAGGCGATCGTTGACCTCGAGTCTCAAAGTGTGGATGCCTATGTGCTAGATCTACGCTCTAACCCAGGGGGGCTGCTCTACGCCAGCATTGACATTGCCCAAATGTGGCTCGATGGAGGTGGGATTGTCTCCACAGTCAATCGGGTTGGGGAAGTAGACCGTCAGGAAGCCAGCAATGGCAAAGCGCTCACCGATAAACCGTTGATCGTCCTGGTCGATGGGGGGTCAGCTAGTGCCAGTGAAATTTTGTCTGGGGCACTGCAAGACAATGAACGGGCCGTGCTTGTCGGTACCCAAACCTTTGGGAAAGGGCTGGTTCAATCGGTGCGCCGTCTGGGTGATGATTCGGGGGTTGCCGTGACGGTTGCGAAATATTTAACGCCCTCTGGCCGCGACATCAATAAAGAAGGGATCGCTCCAGATTTTGTTGTAGAACTTGATGAAGCCACCCAAGAAAGTTTGCAAGATGATCGCACAAAAATTGGTACAATGGCTGACCCGCAGTATGCCAGAGCGATTCAACTACTGGACGAACAGCTGCGTACTGGCACGATTGTAATCCCCAAAACCCAGGCGAATACGACACCAAACGCCACAACCCAAGGTAGCTAA
- a CDS encoding hypothetical protein (conserved hypothetical protein), with translation MDYVQEWQQSCVDPELIQLNVISLEGDRPLDYLLYSDALPRRNDGRLGDSYLQRYQHTEAGGWWCSGVDILTGKEDLWGCFKPEQPRFNPEKGKAIKYEHPPKTSTGVFALRVPLHVWEQVARRHHIEFDQEEWDDTQPDGGFWQWLKEHPQIPLIITEGAKKAGALLSGGYGAIALPGIFGAFRTPKDEWGNRIGQSQLIPQLKKLIRGQREIYLAFDQDEKPNTVRAVRSAIRKTGYLLKQAGCPVKVITWESKLGKGVDDLIANQGQAAFEVAFQNALSLDLWKAQSLEQLTYPRHQSLNQRYLPEQLTIPPEAKLVALKSPKGTGKTRWLESVVAGAIARQQPVLVIGHRIRLVEELCQRFGLDYIRDLPRGKDRSKEPNLKINGYGLCIDSLHGKSQARFNPHHWGDALIIFDEVEQVLWHGLNSSTCRDNRVNILQSLKHLLQNVFAGEGQIYISDADLSDVSIDYLLTLGGQKIQPYLIENTWQADASNHYTLNHYPDGTPKRLLKDLVQHIQAGGKPFICLSAQKLKSQWSTSTLEIYLKNQFPDHKILRLDAESLADPNHPAYGAMGIINQTLAQYDVVLASPAVETGISLDLKGHFSSVWAIAQGVQAVNSICQALSRVRENVPRHLWVAKYGFNTVGNGAASIPALLTSSQRLTQTNIRLLQQSDFIALDDLDTDFQAESLLCWAKFAVRINAGMVNYREAVLAHLQREGHQLVAVPKRRKVTTTPTQPDNQLTSVINAIRDTNYQAECLAIAQAAPLSIKEYQRLKKKLVKTAPEKQQLRKYELQKRYNLPVTAALVAKDDDQWYQKLRRHYFLTVGRPYLADRDALIATHLMQQGSGQIFQPDFNHSQLGAMIGTMEILGITTLLAQSKRPLHNLDPEMQHLAAIALENREAIKTTVGIGLAKNSTPIMILRRFLELLGLELKYTKITTIQKKRTRIYHIQQPEDQRQSVFQHWLQTDQNCPGTSAFWQEDCQKYLAKLQRTRHQEESNYVQLTFELPTPEAS, from the coding sequence ATGGATTATGTTCAAGAATGGCAGCAGAGCTGTGTTGATCCTGAACTCATCCAACTGAATGTTATTTCCCTTGAGGGCGATCGCCCCCTGGACTATTTGCTCTACTCAGACGCGTTGCCCCGCCGTAATGATGGTCGCCTTGGAGATAGCTATTTGCAGCGCTACCAGCACACGGAAGCGGGGGGCTGGTGGTGTTCTGGGGTTGACATTCTCACTGGAAAAGAAGATCTTTGGGGCTGCTTTAAACCGGAGCAACCCCGCTTTAATCCCGAAAAAGGCAAGGCAATCAAATACGAACATCCCCCCAAAACCAGCACAGGTGTTTTTGCCCTGCGGGTCCCCCTCCATGTGTGGGAACAGGTTGCCCGGCGTCATCACATTGAGTTTGATCAGGAAGAATGGGACGACACCCAGCCTGATGGGGGCTTTTGGCAATGGCTCAAGGAGCACCCCCAAATCCCGCTGATCATTACCGAAGGCGCAAAAAAAGCTGGGGCGCTCCTGAGTGGGGGCTATGGAGCGATCGCCTTGCCGGGAATTTTCGGGGCATTTCGGACGCCCAAGGATGAATGGGGCAATCGCATCGGCCAATCCCAACTGATCCCCCAATTAAAAAAGTTAATCCGGGGGCAACGGGAAATTTATCTTGCCTTTGACCAGGACGAAAAACCGAATACCGTGCGCGCCGTCCGCAGTGCCATTCGCAAAACAGGTTATCTCCTCAAGCAAGCGGGTTGTCCGGTCAAGGTGATCACCTGGGAAAGCAAGCTGGGTAAAGGGGTTGATGATCTGATCGCCAACCAAGGCCAGGCGGCTTTTGAGGTGGCTTTTCAAAACGCCCTGAGCCTCGATCTTTGGAAAGCCCAAAGCCTAGAACAGCTCACCTATCCCCGCCACCAAAGCCTTAACCAACGCTATCTCCCAGAACAACTGACCATTCCCCCCGAAGCGAAATTAGTCGCCCTCAAATCCCCCAAAGGGACAGGGAAAACCCGTTGGCTCGAATCAGTGGTCGCTGGGGCGATCGCCAGACAACAGCCTGTCCTCGTCATTGGCCACCGGATCCGCCTGGTGGAAGAACTTTGTCAACGCTTCGGCCTCGACTACATCCGGGATCTTCCCCGGGGCAAAGACCGCTCCAAGGAACCCAACCTCAAAATTAATGGCTACGGCCTCTGTATCGATTCTCTCCACGGAAAATCCCAGGCCCGCTTTAACCCCCACCATTGGGGCGACGCTCTGATTATTTTCGATGAAGTGGAGCAAGTCCTCTGGCATGGCCTCAACTCCAGCACCTGCCGGGACAACCGGGTCAATATCCTCCAGAGCCTCAAGCATTTACTCCAAAATGTATTTGCTGGGGAAGGGCAAATTTATATCAGTGATGCCGATTTAAGCGATGTGTCCATCGACTATCTGCTCACCCTCGGGGGCCAAAAAATTCAACCCTATCTCATTGAAAATACCTGGCAGGCAGATGCTAGTAACCATTACACCCTTAACCACTACCCCGATGGCACCCCCAAACGTTTGCTGAAAGACTTGGTGCAACATATCCAAGCGGGGGGCAAGCCCTTTATCTGTCTATCAGCCCAAAAGCTCAAGAGCCAGTGGAGCACTTCGACCCTCGAAATTTATCTCAAGAACCAATTTCCCGACCACAAAATTCTCCGTCTCGATGCCGAATCCCTCGCCGACCCCAACCATCCTGCCTACGGGGCGATGGGGATCATTAACCAAACCCTCGCCCAATATGATGTGGTTTTAGCCAGTCCAGCGGTGGAAACGGGTATCAGCCTCGACCTCAAGGGGCACTTTAGTTCGGTGTGGGCGATCGCCCAGGGCGTGCAGGCGGTAAACTCCATTTGCCAAGCCTTGAGCCGGGTGCGGGAAAATGTCCCCCGCCATCTATGGGTGGCTAAATATGGCTTTAATACCGTGGGGAATGGCGCCGCCTCGATTCCAGCTTTGCTCACCTCTAGCCAGCGCTTGACCCAAACCAATATCCGCCTCTTACAACAGTCGGATTTCATCGCCCTTGATGACCTAGATACGGACTTTCAGGCAGAATCACTCCTCTGCTGGGCGAAGTTTGCCGTACGGATTAACGCCGGGATGGTGAACTACCGGGAGGCGGTACTGGCCCACTTGCAACGGGAAGGCCATCAACTGGTGGCCGTCCCCAAGCGGCGCAAGGTCACGACCACCCCAACACAACCGGATAATCAACTCACTTCGGTGATCAATGCGATCCGTGACACCAACTACCAAGCAGAATGTCTGGCGATCGCCCAGGCCGCACCCTTGAGTATCAAAGAATATCAGCGCCTCAAGAAAAAACTGGTCAAAACCGCCCCAGAAAAGCAACAGTTACGCAAATACGAACTCCAAAAGCGCTACAACCTGCCCGTCACCGCCGCCCTCGTCGCCAAGGATGATGACCAGTGGTACCAAAAATTACGCCGCCATTATTTCCTCACGGTGGGCCGCCCCTACCTGGCCGACCGGGATGCCCTCATTGCCACCCACTTGATGCAGCAGGGTAGTGGCCAAATTTTCCAGCCGGACTTTAACCATTCCCAACTGGGGGCCATGATCGGCACCATGGAAATTCTCGGCATCACCACCCTCCTTGCCCAAAGTAAGCGGCCCCTCCATAACTTAGATCCAGAAATGCAACACCTGGCGGCGATCGCCCTCGAAAACCGCGAAGCCATCAAAACCACTGTGGGCATTGGCCTCGCGAAAAATTCCACCCCGATCATGATTTTGCGGCGCTTCTTGGAGTTGTTGGGCCTTGAGCTGAAATATACCAAGATCACGACAATCCAGAAAAAACGCACCCGCATTTACCATATTCAGCAACCCGAAGATCAACGGCAAAGCGTCTTCCAACACTGGTTGCAAACGGATCAAAATTGCCCGGGCACCTCTGCTTTCTGGCAGGAAGATTGCCAAAAGTATCTCGCTAAACTCCAGCGTACCCGCCATCAAGAAGAATCAAACTATGTACAGCTCACCTTTGAGCTTCCCACCCCGGAAGCATCCTAG